One Tissierellales bacterium genomic region harbors:
- a CDS encoding SUMF1/EgtB/PvdO family nonheme iron enzyme produces the protein MKKIFISHASKDREFVDLLVELFCEILKLSEEEDFFYTSDNTSLKTGDNIVKKIEENLNLSEVVVIIITGNYFNSKYCITEMGASSILEKQTFPLFLPVNSIEKYISGTPFISTKARPISSTRDMKAVMSELATIFGISMNEKFYKKVTTYCDDFTSKINEMIRVKNLRLHEEMNDALNQMKYDLMKTNEFNVAREYFETEVARLSSELTYKRITDERDNNPLIWDDINKLIDTYGKLNDHNDILYQYHPVIKLYKDTAEKVLKLDEHVSDRKKYSAKRLMQICSPNLDYASRLEIGSELAIDDPRIGVSLTDSGLPDIDWVEIPEGDFLFSSMKKRKSLPSFWISRYPVTRNQFRTFVLSEEYKSEHFWMLGKKDNHIREFEEFAISLDESLNYPMVDVSWYEAKAFCKWFEGKTDLIIDLPSSKQWEKAARGEFGREFSYGDEFDEMKGHVNQPNYGACAVGLFPLGSSKYGVLDMSGNVWNWTSTIEIHTKFVELAGGSFKYQSDYAKTHSRGKVKKDHTCQEGGFRIITTVNPFNER, from the coding sequence ATGAAGAAAATATTTATTAGTCATGCATCAAAAGACAGAGAGTTTGTTGATTTACTAGTAGAACTTTTTTGTGAAATACTAAAGCTTAGTGAAGAGGAAGATTTTTTTTACACATCAGATAATACAAGTTTAAAAACTGGTGATAATATTGTTAAGAAAATCGAGGAAAACTTGAACTTGTCTGAAGTAGTAGTAATAATTATCACAGGTAATTATTTTAATAGTAAGTATTGTATTACCGAAATGGGGGCTAGTTCAATCTTGGAAAAGCAAACATTTCCTTTATTTCTACCTGTAAATTCAATAGAAAAATATATTTCTGGAACACCTTTTATTTCTACAAAAGCTAGACCGATATCGTCAACTAGAGATATGAAGGCTGTTATGAGTGAGTTAGCAACAATTTTTGGAATTAGTATGAATGAAAAATTTTATAAGAAAGTTACTACATATTGTGACGATTTTACTAGTAAGATAAATGAAATGATAAGAGTAAAAAATCTTAGATTACACGAGGAGATGAATGACGCTTTAAATCAAATGAAGTATGATTTGATGAAAACAAATGAGTTTAATGTTGCAAGAGAGTATTTCGAGACTGAAGTTGCTAGATTAAGCAGTGAGCTAACATACAAGAGAATCACTGATGAGCGTGATAATAATCCTTTAATATGGGATGATATAAATAAACTTATAGATACTTATGGTAAGTTAAATGACCACAATGACATTTTGTATCAGTATCACCCAGTAATAAAGCTTTACAAAGATACTGCAGAGAAAGTTTTAAAGTTAGATGAACATGTAAGCGATAGAAAAAAGTATAGCGCTAAGAGATTGATGCAAATTTGCTCTCCTAATCTTGATTATGCTTCACGCTTAGAGATAGGATCTGAATTAGCTATTGATGATCCGAGAATTGGGGTATCGTTAACCGATTCTGGTCTACCAGACATAGATTGGGTTGAAATCCCTGAGGGTGATTTTTTATTTTCATCAATGAAAAAAAGAAAATCACTCCCAAGTTTCTGGATTTCTAGATACCCAGTCACTAGAAATCAGTTTAGAACTTTTGTATTAAGTGAGGAATATAAATCTGAGCATTTTTGGATGCTTGGTAAAAAAGATAATCATATACGAGAATTTGAAGAATTTGCAATCAGCCTTGATGAATCTTTAAATTATCCTATGGTAGATGTTTCATGGTATGAAGCGAAAGCATTTTGTAAATGGTTTGAAGGAAAGACAGATCTGATAATTGATTTGCCAAGTAGTAAGCAGTGGGAGAAAGCGGCTCGTGGTGAGTTTGGTAGGGAGTTTTCATATGGCGATGAGTTTGATGAAATGAAAGGACATGTAAACCAACCTAATTATGGAGCGTGTGCAGTTGGATTGTTTCCATTAGGATCATCAAAATATGGGGTTTTAGATATGTCAGGTAATGTCTGGAATTGGACAAGTACTATTGAAATCCATACAAAGTTTGTTGAACTTGCAGGTGGTTCATTTAAGTATCAGTCTGATTATGCAAAAACACATTCTAGAGGGAAGGTAAAAAAGGATCACACTTGTCAAGAAGGTGGGTTTAGGATTATTACGACAGTAAACCCATTTAACGAAAGGTAG
- a CDS encoding DUF3846 domain-containing protein, with the protein MKVIMKKVGEELEPIEVSNNLSELQKLVGGYIECIELFDSVVLLCDEDGSMKKLPVNFSIRDVALVRNVIFLRLEDGEFTSIKENDLETIKDLLQ; encoded by the coding sequence ATGAAAGTAATAATGAAAAAGGTAGGGGAAGAGTTAGAACCTATAGAGGTTTCTAATAACTTGTCTGAACTACAGAAATTAGTTGGTGGATATATTGAATGTATTGAATTATTTGATTCAGTAGTTTTACTGTGTGATGAGGATGGTTCTATGAAAAAGCTACCTGTCAATTTTTCTATTAGAGATGTAGCATTGGTGAGAAATGTAATTTTTCTAAGACTGGAAGATGGTGAGTTCACTAGTATTAAAGAGAATGATTTAGAGACAATTAAAGACTTATTACAATAA
- a CDS encoding DUF6094 domain-containing protein → MHNVKELTNRFSRTVENESKMGFYPTDPEIVRMEMELINFEVTDIDKVSICDFSAGDGLQLYQMREFIKNKSLTPFSYLNEFAKSRYEEAIEKYSEEENFFFCNSDIFTLKCRSKQGRRYETKTMAIVRNNPPYGFTKRYEERIRTEELFFLENDKYLVEGGIHILEVPINTLAHYPGLMKKITFRYENINIYKFPEKVFKKFGQIVLIGTKKSKNCSDIELAEYWVEKLKIGDILSLDQVNGPVVSLSGSSLKKAKEVNVFRDGKIDDISLSKGLFSELDNLLAKEKEMNSYGSIKVIQDETAIIERSVGHRALELASGKFNKICGDVLIYGFSEKKVRTNVDNEDNKEITTETEYLVSGIEITNKNGNVIRKESIN, encoded by the coding sequence ATGCATAATGTAAAGGAACTAACAAATCGTTTTTCGAGGACTGTAGAGAACGAGAGTAAAATGGGATTTTATCCAACTGATCCCGAAATAGTTAGGATGGAGATGGAACTTATTAATTTTGAAGTAACTGATATTGATAAGGTTTCTATTTGTGACTTTTCTGCAGGTGATGGTTTACAGCTATATCAAATGCGTGAATTTATTAAAAATAAGAGTCTGACACCATTTTCATATCTAAATGAGTTTGCAAAGTCAAGGTATGAAGAGGCTATTGAGAAATACTCTGAAGAGGAAAACTTCTTTTTCTGCAATAGTGATATATTTACACTAAAATGCAGGAGTAAGCAAGGTCGTAGATATGAAACTAAGACTATGGCCATCGTAAGGAATAATCCTCCATATGGTTTTACTAAAAGGTACGAAGAGAGAATAAGAACAGAAGAATTATTCTTTCTAGAAAACGATAAATATCTAGTTGAAGGAGGAATCCATATACTAGAAGTTCCTATAAATACTTTAGCACATTATCCGGGCTTGATGAAAAAGATAACATTTAGATATGAGAATATAAATATCTATAAGTTCCCGGAAAAAGTATTTAAAAAATTTGGTCAGATAGTTCTAATCGGGACAAAAAAATCAAAGAATTGTTCTGATATAGAACTTGCTGAATACTGGGTTGAAAAATTAAAGATAGGAGATATATTATCACTAGACCAAGTGAATGGACCAGTAGTAAGTTTATCTGGATCATCACTTAAGAAAGCTAAAGAAGTTAATGTATTTAGGGATGGTAAAATTGATGATATCTCTTTATCTAAGGGGCTATTTTCAGAGCTAGATAATTTATTAGCTAAAGAAAAGGAAATGAACTCTTATGGTTCTATAAAAGTTATTCAAGACGAGACAGCAATAATTGAGCGTTCTGTAGGACATAGAGCTTTAGAACTTGCTTCAGGGAAATTTAATAAAATTTGTGGTGATGTTTTAATTTACGGCTTTTCTGAAAAGAAAGTAAGAACAAACGTAGATAATGAGGATAATAAAGAAATCACCACAGAGACAGAGTATTTAGTCTCTGGTATAGAAATCACTAATAAAAATGGAAATGTTATTAGAAAAGAATCTATTAATTAG